A single genomic interval of Saccharothrix saharensis harbors:
- a CDS encoding sugar ABC transporter ATP-binding protein has translation MRGISVEFPGVKALQEVDFRLFPGEVHALMGENGAGKSTLIKALTGVHPLAAGEVRYAGEPVSFHGPAQAQAAGISTVYQEVNLCGNLTVAENILLGREPRKLGRIDGKAMRARAAELLARIGLHIDPGSVLESHPIAVQQLVAIARAVAVDARVLVLDEPTSSLDADEVAELFRIIRVLRDEGVAVLFVTHFLEQVYEISDRMTVLRNGRLVGEHMTAALSRIDLVSAMLGREMGVLEEIERRSGTPGEALLVAEGLGRKGSVAPFDLEIRAGEVVGLAGLLGSGRTEVARLLFGADKADSGRLLVNGKPLRLTGPRAAIEVGIAFSSEDRKAEGIVADLSVRDNLILAMQAARGWARPVPRKLADELVAKYIELLDIRPADPDRAVGNLSGGNQQKVLLARWLVTQPKLLILDEPTRGIDVGAKAQIQKVVADLAAEGMAVLFISAELEEVVRVSDRVVVMRDRQKVAELDGGAGVDDVMALIAGGGTDGVGAVAETAVVS, from the coding sequence ATGCGGGGCATCTCGGTGGAGTTCCCCGGAGTGAAAGCCCTGCAAGAGGTGGATTTCCGGCTGTTCCCCGGCGAGGTCCACGCGTTGATGGGTGAGAACGGAGCGGGCAAGTCCACGCTCATCAAGGCGCTGACGGGCGTGCACCCGCTCGCCGCGGGCGAGGTCCGCTACGCCGGCGAGCCCGTGTCGTTCCACGGTCCGGCGCAGGCGCAGGCCGCCGGGATCAGCACGGTGTACCAAGAGGTCAACCTGTGCGGGAACCTGACCGTCGCGGAGAACATCCTGCTCGGGCGCGAGCCGCGCAAGCTCGGCCGCATCGACGGCAAGGCGATGCGGGCGCGCGCCGCGGAGCTGTTGGCGCGCATCGGGCTGCACATCGACCCGGGCTCGGTGCTGGAGAGCCACCCGATCGCCGTGCAGCAGCTCGTCGCCATCGCGCGGGCGGTGGCGGTCGACGCGCGGGTGCTCGTGCTGGACGAGCCGACGTCCAGCCTGGACGCCGACGAGGTCGCGGAGCTGTTCCGGATCATCCGGGTGCTGCGCGACGAGGGTGTCGCGGTGCTGTTCGTGACGCACTTCCTGGAGCAGGTCTACGAGATCTCCGACCGCATGACGGTGCTGCGCAACGGCCGCCTGGTCGGCGAGCACATGACCGCCGCGCTGAGCCGGATCGACCTGGTGTCGGCGATGCTCGGCCGCGAGATGGGCGTGCTGGAGGAGATCGAGCGCCGTTCGGGCACGCCCGGCGAGGCGCTGCTGGTCGCCGAGGGGCTGGGGCGCAAGGGCTCGGTCGCGCCGTTCGACCTGGAGATCAGGGCGGGCGAGGTGGTCGGGCTGGCCGGGCTGCTCGGCTCCGGCCGCACGGAGGTCGCGCGGTTGCTGTTCGGCGCGGACAAGGCCGACTCGGGCCGGCTCCTGGTCAACGGCAAGCCGCTGCGGCTGACCGGGCCCAGGGCGGCGATCGAGGTCGGCATCGCGTTCTCGTCGGAGGACCGCAAGGCCGAGGGCATCGTGGCCGACCTGAGCGTGCGCGACAACCTGATCCTGGCGATGCAGGCCGCGCGCGGCTGGGCCCGGCCCGTGCCGCGCAAGCTCGCGGACGAGCTGGTGGCCAAGTACATCGAGCTGCTCGACATCCGGCCCGCCGACCCGGACCGGGCGGTCGGGAACCTGTCGGGCGGCAACCAGCAGAAGGTGCTGCTGGCCCGGTGGCTGGTGACCCAGCCGAAGCTGTTGATCCTGGACGAGCCGACGCGCGGCATCGACGTCGGCGCGAAGGCGCAGATCCAGAAGGTCGTCGCGGACCTGGCCGCGGAGGGCATGGCCGTGCTGTTCATCTCCGCCGAGCTGGAGGAGGTGGTGCGCGTGTCCGACCGCGTCGTGGTGATGCGTGACCGGCAGAAGGTGGCCGAGTTGGACGGTGGAGCGGGCGTGGACGACGTGATGGCGCTCATC